One genomic window of Cheilinus undulatus linkage group 7, ASM1832078v1, whole genome shotgun sequence includes the following:
- the dr1 gene encoding protein Dr1: MASSSGNDDDLTIPRAAINKMIKETLPNVRVANDARELVVNCCTEFIHLISSEANEICNKSDKKTISPEHVINALESLGFASYITEVKDVLQECKTVALKRRKASSRLENLGIPEEELLRQQQELFAKARQQQAELAQQEWLQMQQAAQQAQMAASSASAAQQAGSSQDEDEEDDM, encoded by the exons ATGGCTTCTTCCTCTGGAAACGACGATGACCTGACTATCCCCAGAGCAGCTATCAACAAGATGATTAAAGAAACACTTCCTAATGTAAGAGTGGCTAACGACGCCAGGGAGCTTGTGGTGAACTGCTGCACAGAGTTCATACACCTCATATCCTCTGAGGCCAATGAAATATGCAACAAGTCCGACAAGAAGACCATCTCTCCTGAACATGTAATCAATG CCCTCGAAAGTCTTGGTTTCGCATCATACATCACAGAGGTGAAAGACGTCCTGCAGGAGTGTAAAACCGTAGCCCTGAAGAGGAGGAAGGCGAGCTCTCGACTCGAGAACCTGGGCATCCCGGAGGAAGAACTGCTCAGACAGCAACAGGAATTGTTTGCCAAG GCGCGGCAGCAGCAGGCGGAGCTTGCCCAGCAGGAGTGGTTACAGATGCAGCAGGCTGCCCAACAGGCGCAGATGGCAGCATCGTCAGCCAGCGCCGCCCAGCAGGCCGGCTCTTCTCAGGACGAAGACGAAGAGGATGACATGTGA